The DNA window GGCAACGGTCAGTGGGATAGTCCAAAGCTGCGATCGCTGCTCCACGACCTGCTGCCCCAAAACTTGCAGGTAGACGACTTTGAAGTGGTGCATAGCTTTGAAGCCATTGGCCTCCAAACCATGCGGCTTAACGCCCGCAAGATGATCCAGACCAACGGTGACGACTTAGTATTGCTAGCGATTGAAACCGTGCTTACTCGCACCACCCAGGGGGAATAAGCTAAAGTCAGTCATCGGGCACGTGGCAAGTCTGGATTAAAAAGGTTGATTGAGTGTATGATTTGTATAAGTTAGTTATCAACTAAGATGCGATCGCTTGCAGCAGTGAACTCGGCGACATTCGGCGACATTCGGCGACATATTGACAGCTAAAATATCTTAAGACCCATCGATCAATGGTCACAGAGTCCTGACCTTAAATGTCTAGAAACGTAAAAATCATTCCATAAGCCATTGTTCTCAGGATAGTATTTTGGTATAGCAAGGATAAAAATTGATTATTTCTCAAGCTAACGTCAGAGTCAACATCAACCCTTTGAGAGGGTGCTAATAGCTGTATTCCTGAGATAATTTTCTATTCGCAGGGAAGTTGACCATGAGTATCTCTTATCAAATCGAAGCAGTTTACCAACGTGCTCTCCACCTACGCGAACAGGCCATCAGCACCCCCGTCGATCCATCCCTGCTAGATCTGGCCCTCAAAGACCTCTACTTCGTACTCGAAGAGCTCCAAGCGGTGGATGCAGAGCTGCACGAGCAAAACCAGATGCTCTACAATACCCGGACTCAGGTTGAGGTTGAACGCCAGCGCTACCGCACCCTGTTTGAGCTGGCCCCCGACGGCTATCTAGTCACCGATAAAACGGGCAAAATTTCCCATGCCAACCGGGCGGCAGCGGAGCTGTTTGCCTTGCCTGAGGCTGGGCTAGTGGGCAAACCCCTCATGGTGCTGATCGAGCAGGGCAACTGGTCAACGTTTCAGCGGTGGCTGGCCCAGCCCGACCCTAGTACACCCTGGGAGGTCACGCTCAAGTCGCGGCGGCAGGAGCCAGTTACGGTGGCGATCGCCACCAACTTTCTCAAAGACAGCCCTCACGGGAGTACCACTATTCTTTGGTCACTGCGAGACATATCTCAGCGGCGCTCTCTGGAGCAGCAAATCCAGACGGCTCAGACCAATTTCGAACATCTCATCGCCGCCCGCACCGCTGAGCTCTTAAAAACCAATGCCCAGCTCCGCCAAGAGCTTAGTGACTGCCGCCAAGGTAAAATCCAATAACATCATCGTTTTTCGAACCTCTAAGAGCTCAGTGACTGCCGCCAAGGTAACGTTCAATGAACATCATCGTTAACCGTATTGAGGCCGTGCAGCAACGGGCACTGCTACTACAGCAGCGCGCCAGCACCTTGCCCGTTCATCCCGAACTGCTAGCCCAGGCCCTCAATGATCTCAGCCTGGTGCTC is part of the Leptolyngbya sp. CCY15150 genome and encodes:
- a CDS encoding PAS domain-containing protein, with protein sequence MSISYQIEAVYQRALHLREQAISTPVDPSLLDLALKDLYFVLEELQAVDAELHEQNQMLYNTRTQVEVERQRYRTLFELAPDGYLVTDKTGKISHANRAAAELFALPEAGLVGKPLMVLIEQGNWSTFQRWLAQPDPSTPWEVTLKSRRQEPVTVAIATNFLKDSPHGSTTILWSLRDISQRRSLEQQIQTAQTNFEHLIAARTAELLKTNAQLRQELSDCRQGKIQ